In uncultured Cohaesibacter sp., one DNA window encodes the following:
- a CDS encoding TRAP transporter substrate-binding protein: MKIKSKLAVTTALTLGMLTTAAVAGDVTLRIQSQMAPESTQGKLLAVFVDDIETMSEGSIKIEFFYSAAVVKSAETFDAASTGILDCDMTNGSYQTGKNPAFQFVADTMGGYDTPMQYLAWVNFGGGREAINEIYKPYNMHYVGAQVGGQESLNSTKPLPNIESLKNFKFRSPPGLETEIFQSLGSKPVVMDFTEIFTALETGIVDGADASTLAQNKSLGVYDVAKHTTYPGFHSMSSDQLACRQDAWDSLTPAQQRIIETAHKKLMADYVMVTMIENGEAYAQMDDMGVTTYDWSAEDRAKFRDAAKSAWDAWAEKTPEAAMMVKSHKDFLKRIGLSK, encoded by the coding sequence GTGAAAATCAAAAGCAAGTTGGCCGTCACCACGGCTCTCACTCTTGGGATGTTGACCACGGCTGCTGTTGCAGGGGACGTGACACTTCGTATTCAGTCACAGATGGCACCGGAATCGACGCAAGGCAAACTGCTTGCCGTATTCGTTGATGACATCGAAACCATGTCCGAAGGTTCGATCAAGATCGAATTCTTCTATTCAGCTGCGGTTGTCAAATCGGCTGAAACCTTCGACGCTGCCTCTACCGGCATCCTCGATTGCGACATGACCAACGGGTCCTACCAGACCGGCAAAAACCCCGCCTTCCAGTTCGTAGCAGACACCATGGGTGGTTACGATACCCCGATGCAGTATCTTGCATGGGTCAACTTCGGTGGTGGCCGCGAAGCCATCAACGAAATCTACAAACCCTACAACATGCACTATGTTGGCGCTCAGGTTGGTGGTCAGGAATCTCTGAACTCTACCAAGCCTCTGCCGAACATCGAATCGCTCAAAAACTTCAAGTTCCGTTCTCCTCCGGGCCTCGAAACCGAGATCTTCCAGTCCCTGGGTTCCAAACCGGTCGTGATGGACTTCACCGAAATCTTCACCGCTCTTGAAACCGGCATCGTTGATGGCGCCGACGCCTCGACCCTGGCTCAGAACAAGTCTCTGGGTGTCTATGACGTGGCCAAACACACCACCTATCCAGGCTTCCATTCGATGTCCTCGGATCAATTGGCTTGCCGTCAGGATGCATGGGATTCTCTGACCCCTGCTCAGCAGCGCATCATTGAAACCGCGCATAAAAAGCTGATGGCTGACTATGTCATGGTCACGATGATCGAAAACGGTGAAGCCTATGCCCAGATGGATGATATGGGCGTAACCACCTACGACTGGTCCGCTGAAGATCGCGCCAAATTCCGTGATGCAGCGAAATCCGCATGGGATGCATGGGCTGAAAAAACGCCGGAAGCTGCCATGATGGTGAAAAGCCACAAGGACTTCCTGAAACGGATCGGTCTTTCTAAATAA
- a CDS encoding aldo/keto reductase, with translation MLYVHSNGATIPALGFGTFRMEPKDVIKMVPLAIKQGFRHIDTAQAYGNEEAVGEALSASGIARDEIFLTTKVWIDNFAPELFLPSIEDSLKKLRVDHVDLLLLHWPFVQKVPMDIQMAEFNKAVDMGMTRHIGLSNYTVSQINQAVSLSKTPFVTNQVEYHPYLSQQKVLKACEQHGMSLTSYYGMADGLVPRDERLADIGLAYGKSAAQVALRWLLQQTNVAALSKTVNPSRLSENFDIFDFELSTSDMEAIHALARKDGRLLSPAPRAPVWDD, from the coding sequence ATGCTTTACGTGCACTCCAATGGAGCAACCATTCCCGCCCTCGGTTTCGGAACCTTTCGGATGGAGCCAAAGGACGTCATCAAGATGGTGCCTCTGGCGATAAAACAGGGCTTCCGTCACATTGACACGGCACAGGCCTATGGCAACGAGGAAGCTGTCGGCGAAGCCTTGAGCGCGTCAGGTATCGCCAGAGACGAGATTTTTCTCACCACCAAGGTCTGGATCGACAACTTCGCACCTGAGCTCTTTCTGCCATCTATCGAAGACAGCCTCAAAAAGCTGCGCGTCGATCATGTCGATCTGCTGTTGCTCCATTGGCCATTTGTGCAAAAGGTGCCCATGGACATCCAGATGGCCGAATTCAACAAGGCCGTGGACATGGGCATGACCCGGCATATCGGCCTCAGCAACTACACGGTTAGCCAGATCAATCAGGCAGTCAGCCTGAGCAAGACCCCGTTCGTCACCAATCAGGTCGAATATCATCCCTATCTGTCACAGCAAAAGGTGCTGAAGGCCTGCGAACAGCACGGCATGTCCCTGACGAGCTATTACGGCATGGCGGACGGACTGGTGCCCAGGGACGAGAGGCTTGCAGATATCGGCTTGGCCTACGGCAAATCTGCAGCACAGGTTGCCTTGCGCTGGCTTCTCCAGCAAACGAACGTTGCCGCATTGTCGAAAACCGTCAATCCGTCGCGGCTTTCGGAGAATTTCGACATCTTCGATTTCGAGCTTTCCACAAGCGACATGGAAGCAATCCATGCCCTCGCCAGAAAAGACGGCAGATTGCTCTCCCCCGCGCCCAGAGCTCCCGTGTGGGACGATTAG
- the denD gene encoding D-erythronate dehydrogenase, protein MKILVTGAGGFVGQRVVRKLIEQGAITVDGVEAPVTTVYACDLFADAVQGLADEINAVEALAGDLTDPAMVSKIKDIAPDIILHLAAVVSSAAEADFDLGMKVNVDALRSLIDCCRAQATPPVLVFTSSIAVFSCEGNAGIDETCMPMPLSSYGMEKVVGEYLVRDASRKGFIRGRTIRFPTIVVRPGKPNSAASSFASGIIREPLAGQEAILPVSRTCRLHLGSPDMAVSSVVHAISLKQEVLGDRGAITLPGLSVSVQEMLDRLRAIAGDEVAALVKDQPDAKIEAIVNTWPGSITTPQAEALGFKADAKFDDLITAYMEAYV, encoded by the coding sequence ATGAAAATTCTTGTCACTGGGGCAGGGGGATTCGTTGGTCAGCGCGTTGTGCGAAAGCTAATCGAGCAGGGCGCAATCACGGTGGATGGTGTTGAGGCTCCCGTTACCACTGTCTATGCCTGCGATCTTTTCGCCGATGCCGTGCAGGGTCTGGCGGATGAAATTAATGCCGTCGAAGCGCTGGCAGGTGACCTCACAGATCCGGCCATGGTTTCAAAGATCAAGGACATCGCCCCTGATATCATCCTTCATCTGGCCGCTGTCGTCAGCTCCGCTGCCGAAGCAGACTTCGATCTGGGCATGAAGGTCAATGTGGACGCGTTGCGCTCGCTCATCGATTGCTGCCGCGCGCAGGCCACGCCTCCGGTGCTCGTTTTCACTTCGTCGATTGCCGTTTTCAGTTGCGAGGGTAACGCGGGAATTGACGAGACCTGCATGCCGATGCCGCTGTCTTCCTACGGGATGGAAAAAGTCGTTGGTGAATATCTTGTGCGCGATGCGAGCCGCAAAGGCTTTATCCGCGGCAGGACCATCCGATTCCCGACCATCGTGGTTCGCCCGGGCAAGCCAAACAGCGCTGCGTCCAGTTTTGCCAGCGGCATCATTCGTGAGCCCTTGGCGGGTCAGGAAGCAATCCTGCCGGTGTCGCGCACTTGCCGTCTTCATCTCGGGTCGCCTGACATGGCCGTCAGCTCGGTTGTTCATGCCATTTCCCTCAAGCAGGAAGTGCTCGGTGATCGTGGGGCCATCACCTTGCCGGGCCTCAGTGTCAGTGTTCAGGAGATGCTCGATCGACTGCGTGCCATTGCCGGAGACGAAGTGGCCGCATTGGTCAAGGATCAGCCGGATGCCAAAATCGAAGCCATTGTTAACACCTGGCCGGGGTCCATCACGACGCCACAGGCTGAGGCTTTGGGGTTCAAGGCCGACGCGAAATTTGATGATCTCATCACAGCTTACATGGAAGCCTACGTCTGA
- a CDS encoding sugar phosphate isomerase/epimerase family protein, translated as MSKYRWTRDNWPIACAMIPFSPVLPDGSLVQDAPAEVWAETLIQVAEEGFTELDPTDSWMRVADLEKSRLDEFKAVIKELGLTVPAMSTSRKCIIDKDVGDEMLAYCHRFLDTAADLGAQEVAFGFFGPFTPAQEKALWFWLAEGYSNPDDPETWQLAVNRIRELADHAKEVGIDIAMEMYEYTYIGSADSAVRFVTDVDRDNVGICADIGNLVRLHQPMEKWNEMLVKVAPFMKYWHVKNYTRDEDPATGTIATAPVPLEFGVINYREAIRMALAEGFSSPILLENYGGDGLSVCGKNLQTLRRILPRD; from the coding sequence ATGAGCAAATACAGATGGACGCGCGATAACTGGCCGATTGCCTGCGCGATGATCCCATTTTCCCCTGTCCTTCCAGATGGCAGTCTCGTTCAGGATGCCCCGGCTGAGGTTTGGGCTGAAACTTTGATTCAGGTTGCTGAAGAAGGCTTCACCGAGCTTGATCCGACCGATAGCTGGATGCGGGTGGCGGATCTCGAAAAGTCTCGCCTTGACGAATTCAAGGCCGTTATCAAGGAGCTTGGCCTCACTGTTCCGGCCATGTCGACCTCGCGCAAATGCATCATCGACAAGGACGTGGGCGACGAAATGCTGGCCTACTGCCATCGTTTTCTCGATACCGCTGCTGACCTTGGTGCTCAGGAAGTGGCCTTCGGTTTCTTCGGCCCGTTCACTCCGGCGCAGGAAAAGGCATTGTGGTTCTGGCTCGCCGAGGGCTACAGCAACCCAGATGATCCGGAAACATGGCAGCTTGCTGTCAACCGGATCCGGGAACTGGCCGACCATGCCAAGGAAGTTGGCATCGACATCGCCATGGAGATGTATGAATACACCTACATCGGATCTGCGGACAGCGCGGTCCGCTTTGTCACCGATGTGGACCGGGACAATGTCGGTATCTGTGCCGACATCGGCAATCTGGTGCGGCTTCATCAGCCCATGGAAAAATGGAACGAGATGTTGGTCAAGGTCGCTCCGTTCATGAAATATTGGCACGTGAAGAACTACACCCGGGATGAAGATCCCGCGACCGGCACCATTGCAACAGCGCCCGTGCCTCTTGAATTCGGCGTGATCAACTATCGTGAAGCGATCCGGATGGCTTTGGCCGAGGGCTTCTCAAGCCCGATCCTTCTGGAGAACTATGGCGGCGACGGGCTGTCGGTCTGCGGCAAGAACCTGCAGACACTCCGGCGTATCCTGCCGCGCGACTAA
- a CDS encoding TRAP transporter small permease has protein sequence MPAFILDLYPPDNPSLIEILRQLHERKDISPGLSGLFGGYADPIDWLAMVLVPVTFIWGSLTVRVAHNEFKHWRQIDRPTLFVSRVTMIIIIVMSCIMLYEVFLRYIFEAPTLWANEMSQWLACFVFLCSGLYAMQQRCHIRIFLLYDMLSRNTQRVFDVIAVIIVCITAFFLVYGSYIQVFVNKFYKWEMFGTAFDPPLPATVLPAILVVITLIAIQSVINLFADWNEVKVLHTAVDEVDQEELEALKRNVGVQ, from the coding sequence ATGCCAGCGTTCATTCTCGACCTCTATCCGCCCGATAACCCAAGCCTCATCGAGATCTTGAGGCAGCTTCACGAGAGAAAAGACATCTCCCCCGGACTGTCTGGTCTATTCGGAGGATATGCGGACCCGATTGATTGGCTCGCGATGGTGCTCGTGCCTGTTACTTTCATCTGGGGAAGCCTGACGGTGAGGGTCGCGCACAATGAATTCAAGCATTGGCGCCAGATTGACCGCCCTACATTGTTTGTCTCGCGGGTCACGATGATCATCATTATCGTGATGAGCTGCATCATGCTCTATGAGGTGTTTCTTCGTTACATCTTTGAAGCGCCGACCCTGTGGGCGAACGAGATGTCGCAGTGGCTGGCCTGTTTCGTGTTCTTGTGCTCCGGCCTCTATGCCATGCAGCAACGTTGTCACATCCGCATTTTCCTGCTGTACGACATGCTGTCACGCAACACGCAGCGGGTCTTCGATGTCATCGCAGTGATCATTGTCTGTATCACGGCATTCTTCCTTGTTTACGGAAGCTACATTCAGGTCTTTGTGAACAAATTCTACAAATGGGAGATGTTCGGGACCGCGTTTGATCCGCCACTTCCAGCCACCGTGCTGCCTGCCATTCTGGTCGTGATCACTCTGATCGCGATCCAGTCAGTGATCAATCTTTTCGCTGACTGGAATGAAGTCAAAGTCCTGCACACTGCCGTTGATGAAGTGGATCAGGAAGAACTTGAAGCCCTCAAACGCAATGTGGGAGTTCAATAA
- a CDS encoding GntR family transcriptional regulator, translated as MFVITVKMDVVEIFKNLRDRLVSSEFASQQRIRAEDLRADYGVSASTIREVMFRLSTHGLLDFQEQRGFRKPELSPELQNELTYFRILLECEGAVLSVRNGDIAWEARLSAAHYALSHIEKRAKDHEPSTELLLLWTHAELDFHQTLIDACRNEILKQTHETVFFRHRQQMNTEDRDFHKVSQNIHHHKQIVDAALEKNEELVRKYVKHHLVQNLATVELAQ; from the coding sequence ATGTTTGTGATTACGGTAAAGATGGACGTTGTGGAAATTTTCAAGAACCTCCGCGATCGATTGGTAAGCTCGGAATTTGCATCTCAACAGCGAATACGAGCCGAGGATTTGCGTGCGGACTACGGAGTTTCCGCCTCCACCATCCGGGAAGTGATGTTCCGGCTTTCAACCCACGGCCTTCTTGATTTTCAAGAGCAGCGGGGTTTCCGAAAACCCGAGCTGTCCCCCGAACTGCAGAATGAACTGACCTATTTTCGAATCCTGCTGGAATGCGAAGGCGCTGTTTTGTCCGTCAGAAACGGCGACATCGCCTGGGAGGCAAGGCTGTCAGCAGCACATTATGCCTTAAGCCATATAGAGAAGCGGGCGAAGGATCACGAACCATCGACAGAACTGCTGCTGCTCTGGACGCACGCAGAACTGGATTTCCACCAAACGCTGATAGATGCCTGCAGGAATGAGATCCTCAAGCAAACGCATGAGACAGTTTTCTTTCGGCATCGTCAGCAGATGAATACCGAGGACCGGGACTTCCACAAGGTGTCGCAGAATATCCATCACCATAAGCAGATTGTTGATGCGGCCTTGGAGAAAAACGAAGAGCTCGTTCGAAAATACGTAAAGCACCATCTGGTTCAGAATCTTGCGACGGTAGAACTGGCGCAGTGA
- a CDS encoding TRAP transporter large permease subunit has protein sequence MDVGTISLILVIAMCMLLAIGVPLAFASFFLAVLVMIMKFEPALLLNPLTFGDGILTGRPGTGPLYILTQKVFGLLTDYVMISVPLFIFMAALLERSGIAKEMYKALDYWLSSVRGGVAIVTSLMAVIMAAMSGIVGGEVVLLGLIALPQMLRLGYSQSLAVGTICASGTLGTMIPPSIVLIMYGLITETSIKALFTAAFLPGFMLASLIILYIVVRSNLKPEDAPLPERKPGDPTGFQKLGMFSAFLSILMAGVCGLLLLRALFFTVTGQNAYEGVDPIPLGMTWHIPWLAGLSVLGVVLVFFVFGRERSAEGWKHGKGLVPPFTVISVVLGSIYGGITGITEAAGMGAFAVFVIALIRREASIELLWDSMMRTMKSTGTILWVTIGAAALAGAYTLSGGPRYIADLIVGSEMPTMVILLTMMVILLFMGAFMDWVGIVLLIIPVFLPIIQRVPIEEIGFIGQLSPQHLSIWFGVLFCMNMQVSFLSPPFGSAAFYLKSVAPDHIALTDIFKGFLPFIGVQLVALAILLIWPNIVTILL, from the coding sequence ATGGACGTCGGAACCATCTCATTGATCCTCGTCATAGCAATGTGCATGTTGCTTGCTATCGGCGTACCTCTGGCCTTTGCCTCATTTTTCCTGGCCGTTCTGGTCATGATCATGAAATTCGAGCCCGCCTTGCTGCTTAACCCGCTTACCTTTGGTGACGGTATTTTGACCGGGCGACCTGGTACGGGGCCACTTTATATTCTGACGCAGAAAGTTTTCGGGCTTCTGACAGACTATGTCATGATATCTGTGCCATTGTTCATCTTCATGGCGGCTCTGCTTGAACGTTCGGGCATCGCCAAGGAGATGTACAAGGCTCTCGACTACTGGCTGTCAAGTGTTCGTGGTGGTGTGGCCATCGTGACCTCGTTGATGGCCGTGATCATGGCGGCTATGTCGGGAATTGTTGGTGGTGAAGTGGTGCTTCTGGGCCTCATCGCGCTGCCACAAATGCTGCGCCTTGGCTACAGTCAGTCTCTGGCGGTTGGCACGATCTGTGCCTCGGGTACTCTGGGCACCATGATCCCGCCGTCTATCGTTCTGATCATGTACGGACTGATCACGGAAACCTCGATCAAGGCTCTGTTCACGGCTGCCTTCCTGCCCGGCTTCATGCTGGCCAGCCTGATCATTCTCTACATCGTCGTCCGGTCAAACCTGAAGCCTGAGGATGCCCCTCTGCCGGAACGGAAGCCGGGTGATCCGACCGGGTTCCAGAAGCTGGGCATGTTCTCAGCCTTTCTGTCGATCCTGATGGCTGGTGTCTGTGGCTTGCTTCTGCTGCGTGCCCTGTTCTTCACCGTCACCGGACAGAACGCCTATGAGGGTGTTGATCCCATTCCTCTGGGGATGACATGGCATATTCCCTGGCTGGCTGGTCTTTCGGTGCTTGGTGTTGTGCTGGTGTTCTTCGTCTTCGGCCGTGAACGGTCCGCCGAGGGCTGGAAACACGGCAAGGGTCTGGTGCCACCATTCACTGTCATCAGTGTGGTGCTCGGCTCCATTTACGGCGGCATTACGGGCATTACCGAGGCGGCAGGTATGGGTGCCTTCGCGGTGTTCGTTATCGCCTTGATCCGCCGCGAGGCTTCCATTGAGCTCTTGTGGGACTCCATGATGCGGACAATGAAGTCGACCGGCACCATTCTTTGGGTGACGATCGGTGCGGCCGCACTCGCCGGAGCCTACACCTTGTCCGGTGGGCCGCGTTATATCGCAGATCTGATTGTCGGATCCGAAATGCCGACGATGGTAATCCTTCTGACCATGATGGTGATCCTTTTGTTCATGGGTGCTTTCATGGACTGGGTCGGTATCGTCCTCTTGATCATTCCGGTGTTCCTGCCAATCATACAACGTGTTCCCATTGAAGAGATCGGGTTCATTGGCCAGCTTTCTCCGCAGCATTTGTCGATCTGGTTCGGGGTTCTGTTCTGTATGAACATGCAGGTGAGTTTCCTGTCACCACCCTTTGGATCGGCGGCCTTCTATCTGAAGTCGGTCGCCCCGGATCACATCGCTCTGACCGATATCTTCAAGGGGTTCCTTCCCTTCATCGGTGTGCAGCTTGTGGCGCTCGCAATTCTGCTGATCTGGCCGAATATCGTAACCATCCTTCTCTGA